In Bacteroides cellulosilyticus, the genomic stretch ACCTCCTGCTTTACTGCAAGCATTTATCGCTTGGGCAATGGCATCCGTATTATCCACCTGTCCTCCCTTTATAGCACCATACTCCTCTATAGAAAAACTCCTTGAGGGATAAATAAATTCTTTAATTACCTCCATACGGAAAGGAGCATCTACCTTTATTTCTCGATATTGTCCCCACAAAGGCAGCAATGAAAATGTAGAAATACAGAATACCAGTAACCATCTCATTAATAAAGTATTTTTCATAACGTTTTCACCTATTTTATTTTTAATAATCCTACAGTTCTTCCTCATTTCTTCCGCAGGGTAATCATTGTATAAGAATATTTAGGAAATGTATAAGTTACAATATCATCCATACTTAATTCTGAAAATTGAGGAACTACATTATCTTGTTTATCTATAGTATTGTATTCTGTGAGTTCACAATTTCCCATAGATATGACTTTTGCCTTGTTTCTCACCTTTCCAAAGCCCTTCACATTTATCACGCTCTCTTGGGGTTGATCAGTCATGTTTACAATATAGAGTGTCAGTTCATCACCTTTATCATCTATCTTTGCTGTAAGATCAATCTTCTGCTCATCACTGCTAATTGTCTTCACCACATTCGGTTTCCACGACTTCATCATTAGTTCATCTATATAAGCCGATGGCTGAAACCATACTTTATCTGACGTATAGTGAATTCGTCCCTGATCCCACATATAATGTAATCCGTGTGGTTGAAACGTATTAGCTGTCCCCATCATCTTGAAACAATCACCATAACGTTGCAACACAATCCAATTATGAGCATGAGCCAAACCACGATCCCAATCACAACGAGACCCATTTTCTTCCATAGGACATAAATTCAATTTAAAACCGGGATAATCTTTAGCCAACTCACGCTGCAAGTCTATTCCCATCTCACTCTCAAGCCACTCTTTATCACCAGCAAAACTACGACTGCCACTATAATGTGAATCCCATGCAAACTTATCGCCTTTACCTTGAGCTATAAACCATCCCACCAATTCCGAAGCTAACGCATAATTCTGATTTCCACGTATATATCTGTTTCTACTAATATTCAATGAAACCATAATAGACATATCAGGATCTACCGACCAAGCAGCTTTAGCAAACTTCTTTACACATTCCACATATCCGCGGGAAATACGCCGTTCATTATCCACTTGAATATACTTTAAATTATATGGTATCGGATGGCCATCTGCTGCACGACGTGCTCCCCACTCTGAAGTAACCTCTCCATTAACATATTCTACAAAATCCCGGATATCCTCAGCTGTTTCATCCATACTCATACCGATAATTGCTACAGCATTAATGCACTCAGCGGCTTGAAGCATTTCGATAATACCAAAACTGTGGGTAGCATAAACGTTAAAACCTGAGCGAAACAATACCCGACGTTCATCAATAGGTCCAAGCATTTTTTTCCAACGATAAAGGAATTTATCGGCTCCTACGTCCACCATGGAACCATTATAACGGAAAGCTGTGATACCCTGTTTTTTCAATGCATCTATGAAAGATTTACGTAAAGGATATCCGTTCGAACGCCCCCAATCGCCCGGCTGCAAAAAAGCAAAGCCCAAATTAAGCGTACCCGGTTGCTTTAAAGTTATGCAAAAATCGCCATTAGCCGTATAAGCAGAAGGAGTCAGATTGAACTGTACTTTTTCATAATTACCATTACCTTCCAATATATAAGATTTTTCATCCAGTATCTGTCCATTTTCATCTCTTAGGGAAATATAAACATTAGTAGGTTTTTCAGCCATTATACGCAGTACACCGTCATAAGGCTTTCCTTTCTCATAACAAATCCCCATACGATAAAGGCCCAAATTGCTGATACCCACTTCACCTGTACCACTGATAAAATTTATCTGCTGTGTTTGCCTACCTATATAAGCCTTACCATCACGTATCAGTTTATAACTGTATTCAGGTTGTCCGCTTACTATTTTACTCCAATATTTAGTTATCTGTTCATTACCGTTAATCCGTTCCAGCATTATCCGTTGAATATTAGCCGGAAGTGAATCAAAAGGTAAGAAACGTCCAGTGAATTTCAGTCCTGAAATGATTTTGGGCTTCTCGAACGGAGTAGCATCATAAATATCTTTGGAATAAAAATCATATTTCTCTGACAAGTTATTCCAATTAACCCGATGATAAATATCACTTTGAGTAATAAGATGCGGAATACGTCTTTCATCAAGCACTACATAGAGTTTTGAGTAATCAGCACGTTTCACGTTCAGAAAATCAATATCGATATTCTCCTCAAAGGCCTCACCATGTAACAGCTGGCTAAAAACACCTCCATTGGTTTGGTTGTTCAAGTCTTCAATATTGGTTCCATTGAACAATTTACTTACAGTAGCGATTTTCTTACTTGCATCCACCTCTAATCGTACCTGCGCATACCCAGTTGTCACCATTAGTGGCAAACAGATACTTAATAACAAAATATATCCGATTTTCATTTTGATTTTCTTCCTTTCTTATTATTAGGATTATTCATATCATTATCCGTTCAAAATAGTTGCAACTCATCAATATTTCCTGCAGATAATGGATAGACCACACGATTCACCCGTTTATAATTTCCTGTGGATTCTAATTTTATCAGATTGTCCATAGCAGCATTAAGAGTTACCATAGTTTCTACTGTACGATAATTAGTCCAAGAACCGGTATCTTCCAATTGAATCACCTGCATCTTTCCATTCACAAAAAGCAGGCATTTGACAGCTTTTCCACTCCCATTAGAATATCTTATTTTTAAAGTTTTCTTACCACCAGCTTTTCCATCAACTCTCTTCCAAATGATACACGCACCTTCAGAAGAAGGTAGTTGTGCATATCCATTACCGGCAAAGCCAACGCCTTCAATTGCAGCATCTGATTTCGTCCCAGCACAAAGGATAGCATTCTCTGCCTGATAAATGATATAGGGAATAGTAAGTCCCAAGTCTTTACAAATAAGCAGTACCGTTGTACCAGCTTCCACAGACAAAGACCTGTTAGTGGAAGGAGATGCATCGAAGAGTACTGATGAAGACAAAAGAACTTCCCCCTCATTTACCCAACAAT encodes the following:
- a CDS encoding alpha-L-arabinofuranosidase C-terminal domain-containing protein, whose product is MKIGYILLLSICLPLMVTTGYAQVRLEVDASKKIATVSKLFNGTNIEDLNNQTNGGVFSQLLHGEAFEENIDIDFLNVKRADYSKLYVVLDERRIPHLITQSDIYHRVNWNNLSEKYDFYSKDIYDATPFEKPKIISGLKFTGRFLPFDSLPANIQRIMLERINGNEQITKYWSKIVSGQPEYSYKLIRDGKAYIGRQTQQINFISGTGEVGISNLGLYRMGICYEKGKPYDGVLRIMAEKPTNVYISLRDENGQILDEKSYILEGNGNYEKVQFNLTPSAYTANGDFCITLKQPGTLNLGFAFLQPGDWGRSNGYPLRKSFIDALKKQGITAFRYNGSMVDVGADKFLYRWKKMLGPIDERRVLFRSGFNVYATHSFGIIEMLQAAECINAVAIIGMSMDETAEDIRDFVEYVNGEVTSEWGARRAADGHPIPYNLKYIQVDNERRISRGYVECVKKFAKAAWSVDPDMSIMVSLNISRNRYIRGNQNYALASELVGWFIAQGKGDKFAWDSHYSGSRSFAGDKEWLESEMGIDLQRELAKDYPGFKLNLCPMEENGSRCDWDRGLAHAHNWIVLQRYGDCFKMMGTANTFQPHGLHYMWDQGRIHYTSDKVWFQPSAYIDELMMKSWKPNVVKTISSDEQKIDLTAKIDDKGDELTLYIVNMTDQPQESVINVKGFGKVRNKAKVISMGNCELTEYNTIDKQDNVVPQFSELSMDDIVTYTFPKYSYTMITLRKK